One window from the genome of Dermacentor silvarum isolate Dsil-2018 chromosome 5, BIME_Dsil_1.4, whole genome shotgun sequence encodes:
- the LOC119452561 gene encoding uncharacterized protein LOC119452561 encodes MFRKAVQRYPNKLYNIAARCLGKPVPSPEEQIGLWLYAKGVSAIMVLPFLVNERGDDMFTKMTPGQELAHPTLLYTGDNRISSKALCVKCGYVCVDVLDFTSGVTGLFLFSMYWGFQHRIHQLCGPDTLIAATHD; translated from the exons ATGTTCAGAAAAGCAGTGCAAAG GTACCCGAATAAGCTGTACAACATTGCTGCAAGGTGCCTTGGTAAACCAGTACCCAGCCCTGAGGAACAGATTGGACTCTGGCTAT ATGCAAAAGGCGTGAGCGCCATCATGGTTCTACCATTTCTTGTCAATGAGCGAGGGGACGACATGTTCACAAAAATG ACGCCAGGACAGGAGTTAGCCCACCCCACATTGCTGTACACTGGCGACAACCGCATCTCTTCCAAGGCcctgtgtgtgaagtgtggaTATGTATGTGTAGATGTATTGGACTTCACTTCCGGTGTAACGgggttatttttattttccatgtACTGGGGCTTTCAACATCGAATACATCAGCTCTGCGGACCAGACACTCTCATTGCTGCAACACATGATTGA